A part of Chitinimonas koreensis genomic DNA contains:
- the cheZ gene encoding protein phosphatase CheZ: MFASIGQLTRKVHDSLRELGFDKSLEKAAAAIPDARDRLSYIATLTEQAANRTLNAVDVAQPLQNRIESDSEALAAQWDKLFANQLSIDEFKQLAAKTRDHLKESASGAKATNEQLLEIMMAQDFQDLTGQVIKKIVEMAKEMEGSLLEFLMQFSPGGSAIKPPSIGEVDSSLLNGPVYNADGRTDVVTNQEQVDDLLASLGF, encoded by the coding sequence ATGTTCGCCAGCATCGGCCAGCTGACCCGCAAGGTGCACGACTCGCTGCGCGAACTCGGCTTCGACAAGTCGCTGGAAAAGGCCGCCGCCGCCATCCCCGATGCGCGCGACCGGCTGTCATACATCGCCACGCTGACCGAACAGGCCGCCAACCGCACGCTCAACGCGGTCGACGTCGCCCAGCCGCTGCAGAACCGCATCGAGAGCGATTCGGAAGCGCTCGCGGCGCAATGGGACAAGCTGTTCGCCAACCAGCTGTCGATCGACGAATTCAAGCAGCTGGCCGCCAAGACGCGCGACCACCTGAAGGAATCGGCCAGCGGCGCCAAGGCCACCAACGAGCAACTGCTCGAGATCATGATGGCGCAGGACTTCCAGGATCTGACCGGCCAGGTGATCAAGAAGATCGTCGAGATGGCCAAGGAAATGGAAGGCAGCCTGCTGGAATTCCTGATGCAGTTCTCGCCCGGCGGCAGCGCGATCAAGCCGCCGTCGATCGGCGAGGTGGATTCGAGCCTGCTCAATGGTCCGGTCTACAACGCCGATGGGCGTACCGACGTGGTCACCAACCAGGAACAGGTCGACGACTTGCTCGCCAGCCTTGGTTTCTAA
- the cheY gene encoding chemotaxis response regulator CheY, producing MTDKNLRFLVVDDFSTMRRIVRNLLKELGYGNVEEAEDGQVALHKLKSTTYDFVVTDWNMPNMTGIELLRAVRADATLKHLPVLMITAEAKKENIIEAAQAGASGYIVKPFTAATLDEKLGKIFQNLNK from the coding sequence ATGACGGACAAGAACCTTCGTTTCCTGGTGGTTGACGATTTCTCGACGATGCGCCGCATCGTGCGGAATCTGCTCAAGGAGCTGGGCTATGGCAACGTCGAGGAAGCCGAAGACGGCCAGGTTGCCCTGCATAAACTCAAATCGACGACCTACGACTTCGTCGTGACCGACTGGAACATGCCGAACATGACCGGCATCGAACTGCTCCGGGCGGTACGCGCCGACGCCACCCTCAAGCACCTGCCGGTCTTGATGATCACGGCCGAAGCCAAGAAGGAAAACATCATCGAGGCGGCCCAGGCCGGCGCCAGCGGCTACATCGTCAAGCCGTTCACCGCGGCCACGCTCGACGAGAAGCTGGGCAAGATCTTCCAAAACCTGAACAAGTGA